TTATCATGAGTTTGTGACCGGTAAGATTGATACTGACGAGAAGTACGAGCAGCACCGTGAAGCAATGGCGGAAACCGTGTGGGAACAAATGCGCGCTAATGATTCTGCGACTTGTCGTAGCTGTCATGATGAAGATGCAATGGAAACTTATGATCAGTCGGAAGATGCACAGAAAATGCACTTATATGCAGAGGAAAACGATCAAACCTGTATCGATTGTCACAAAGGTGTTGCACATCTTCCACCTGAAGCCAAAATGGATTCAACCGCTCTTGATCATCTGTTAGATGAAGCGAAAACAACCCCAACAGATGCGAAAATAGTGTATCCAGTACAAACGATTGCCATGGGAGATTTAGGTTCGATTAACCCAGCGACACCGCTAAAAAACCTTAAAGATGAAAATGGTAAGCGCCAAATAGAGCTATCGGGTTATCAGATGGAAGGTGCCGAGCAAGTACTGTATATGGGCGAAGGTCAACGAGCCATTATTGCTACCTTAACCAAAGACGGTGAGTCAGCATTAAAAGCTGGCGAATTTAAAACTGATGCTTACGGTAATCAATGGCGTCCAGTTTCTCTTGTTGCGACTATCGAAGCGCCAGTGCTTGATAGCCAACAGCGCCTTTGGGACTACGCTGAACAGCTCGATAACGTGTTCTGTTCAACCTGTCACGCTAAGATCCCTGCTAATCACTTTACTGTAAATGCATGGCCTTCAATCGCGAAAGGTATGGGCGATCGTACGTCTATTTCAGCAGAAGATCTTGAGATCTTAACGAAGTTCTTCCAGTACAACGCCAAAGATGTGGTTGGTCACTAAGCATGAATAAGGAAATTACCATGATGTCATTATCACGCCGCCACTTTTTAAAAGGCGCGACGGCTTCTGTTGGGGCATTGACGATTGCTAAGGCGATGCCTGTTTGTGCAACGACCACCGAGCCACAAGGAAAAGCGGTGTTATCGGCAGCTCACTGGGGCGCAATGCTGATTGAAGTGCAAGATGGCAAGATTGTGTCATCGAAAGGCGCATTGCCAGCAACAGTTGAAAACAGCTTACAAACCACAGCGAAAGATTACGTTCACACCAAAGCACGTGTGAAATACCCAATGGTACGTAAAGGTTATTTAGATAATCCAAATGCACCACAAGGTAAACGTGGCAGTGATGAGTTTGTACGTGTGAGCTGGGATCAAGCATTAGATTTGATTCACGCTCAACATATGCGTATTCGCCAAACTTATGGCCCTGAGTCTGTATTTGCAGGGGCTTACGGTTGGCGTTCAAGTGGCGTATTACATAAGGCTCAAACATTATTACAACGCTATATGAGCATGGCTGGCGGTTACTCAGGCCATATGGGTGATTACTCTACAGGTGCTGCACAGGTGATCATGCCGCACGTTGTTGGCTCGATTGAGGTATATGAGCAGCAAACGACTTATCCTGTAGTGTTAGAAACCAGTGATGTGGTGGTGTTATGGGGCTTGAATCCGCTTAATACTTTAAAGATCGCGTGGAGTGCGACTGATGGTGCGGGTCTTGAGTTTTTCCACCAATTGAAAAAATCGAACAAGACCATTATCGCGATTGATCCTATGCGTTCTGAAACCATTGAGTTCTTCGGTGATCGTGCAGAGTGGATTGCACCGCACCCAAGTACTGATGTGGCAATGATGTTAGGTATTGCTTATGCATTGGTTGATAGCGGTCAGTACGATAAAGCTTTCTTAGATAAATACACCGCAGGTTATGACAAGTTTGAAGATTACCTCTTAGGTAAGTCAGATGGTATTGCTAAAACACCGCAATGGGCATCTGATATTTGTGGTGTACCAGCAAAACAGTTAACGATTTTGGCTGATATCTTTAGTAAAAATCGTACTATGCTAATGGCTGGGTGGGGGATTCAGCGCCAGCAATACGGTGAACAACGTCACTGGATGTTGGTGACGTTAGCGGCAATGTTGGGGCAAATTGGTTTACCTGGCGGGGGATTTGGTTTCTCTTACCACTATTCTAATGGTGGTAACCCAACGCGTGATGCTGGTGTATTACCTGCTATATCTGCAGCCATTGATGGTGCCTCTTCTGCGGGTAACGACTGGGCAGTATCAGGGGCTATGAACAGTTTCCCTGTCGCACGTATTGTGGAAGCGCTAGAAAATCCGGGACAAACTTATCAGCATAATGGTCATGAAAAAGTGTTCCCTGAGATTAAAATGATCTGGTGGGCTGGTGGTGCCAACTTTACTCACCACCAAGATACTAACCGTTTAATTGATGCGTGGCAGAAGCCTGAGTTAATTGTTATTTCAGAACCGTATTGGACGGCAGCAGCAAAACATGCCGATATTGTTTTGCCTATTACCACTTCGTTTGAGCGTAATGATTTAACCATGACGGGGGATTACAGTAATCAACATCTCGTGCCAATGAAACAAGTGGTTGAGCCACAATTTGAATCACGCAATGATTTTGATGTATTTGCTGATATGGCTGAGCGTTTAAAAGCGGGCGGTCGCGGCGTGTATACAGAAAATAAAACAGAGATGGAATGGTTAAATGGCTTCTATAAAGAAGCACAAGCAATTGGCCGTCAAAATCGCATCGCAATGCCGAATTTCACTTATTTCTGGAAGAAAAACCAATTGCTTGAGATGAAATACAATACGCAAAATGCCAAGTTTGTTCGTTACCAAGCATACCGTGAAAATCCCATTATGAATCCACTAGGTACACCAAGTGGTAAAATTGAGATTTTCTCGAAAACTATTGAAGGTTATAACTATCCAGATTGTCCTCCTCATCCAACATGGCTTGCGCCAAATGAGTGGGTCGGAAATGCCAAAGATGGTGAATTACAGTTAATGACCTCTCATGCGGCGCATCGTCTTCATAGTCAGTTGAACTATGCTGAACTTCGTAAAGAGTACGCGATTGCTGATCGTGAGCCGATCTCGATTCACCCTGCAGATGCAAAACTGCGAGGGATTAAACAGGGAGATTTAGTGCGTGCTTACAATCACCGTGGGCAAGTACTAGTAGGCGCTTACATTACAGATGGAATTAAGCAAGGCTCGGTCTGTATTCACGAAGGTGGATGGCCTGATTTAGATCCTATAACAGGTATTTGTAAAAATGGTGGTTGCAACGTATTGACGGGAGATATTCCAACGTCACGCTTAGCAAACGGCTGCGCAGGTAACTCTTCTGTTGTGAAAATTGAAAAATACATAGGGCCAATATTGCCATTGACTGCATTTGATGAGCCAGCGATAGCGTAATGAATGTTTAACCTATCAATATAAACATAAGCCGTAATTATGATTTGCGGCTTTTTTATTTATTAAGATTTTGGATAATCGGTCGATATAGTTTATGTATTCGGTTAATAAAGATCTTTAATTGAACTTGTTTGATCAAGATCTCTAAATTATCGAAAAAATGTAACTAAATTTAAATTTCAACTATAATCGAAAAAAAGTACTAGGTGATAGGGATACTGGTTATGTTTAATCTATGGAAAAAGAAACAAATCGATAAGCCTGTATTAGGTACCGCATCTATCGCTAAGCAGCGTTTACTTGGTGAGTTACGTACTAATCGCATTCCGTACAATGTTCAAATGATGAAAGATGAGTTATCGAAACTACTATCTCAATGGGCTAACATCAAAGACAATAAAATTGAGATTGTAAAAACAGCAGAGTCGAAATCATTATTGAAGATCATATGTCGTTGCTCGTAATTTAAGAGCAACGTTATATTTTTTGCTTAAGCCTTTACTTAAGCTGAATTTTTATGTCATTCATATATTAAGTACTTCGCTTTTTAGCGGTCCTAACCTTTGTGCTGCTGCGAATTCATACAAATATCTTTACTATTTTTGCCATTCCTAACGATTTTTACATATATTTGTTATCTTCTTCTTAAATATGCCGAATAATTGTTATTGATATATTTAGTTGTTTGTATGATTTATGTAACCGCAAGAAAACGTATGGGATAGTGTAAGTATGCAGGGATGGACGTTTTTCAAAAATAAAAGAATAAGCATTAAATCAATTGTTATTTTTCTTTTTATACTAGTTGCACTTATTACTTCATCGATCGCGATTGGTTTACAATATTACCATAGTAAGCAAATGGCGCGAGATCAGGCAAAAGTTAAGTATCAAATGTTAGCCGAGTCTGTCTCTGATGCTGTAACAGATGTTAGTGATGATGCCATAGCAACGGTAAAGTACCTCTCACACTTAGGCACTATTCTTGATTCGCCATCTAAAGATGTTATTCGTAGCATTTTCACTAATGTTTTAAAAGACAACCCAAGTTTTTATAGTGCCTTTATTGGAACGGATAAAAACTATGCCTATATCATTATCAACTTAGACTCTATGTCTGATGTCAGACGTAAAAATAATGCATTAAAGCAAGATCGCTGGCTGATTATCGAGCGCAGTGCCGATTCAGATGGTATGACACAATATGATTCTTTTTATGATGCCAATTTTAATTTACGAAAAAGAATAAAACGTAAAAATGTTTTTTCACCAACATTACGCTCTTGGTATATAAATGCTACACGTGGTTCAGTTTTCCGTTCTGAGCCTTATTTATTTTTGCCTGAAGAGGTTACAGGCATAACTTACTCAACAGAAGTGCCTACTGATAAAGGCAAGGTTGTTGTTGGTATCGATTTTACACTGGCGCATTTTAATAAATTATTACAAGAAAATAGTGTTAGCGATGTTAGTCATAACTTTCTTTATTTACCATCAGGAGAGTTAGTGGTAAGTAGTGAGCTTTCTTTTAGACAACAGCCATTACCAAAATCTAAACCTTTAGTACTAACGCCAGAAGAGCAAAAGTTAATTAAAAATACCCCTATATTACGCGTATCAAATCAAGAAAACTGGGCACCAATAGATTTTACTATATCGGGGCGTCCTGCCGGATTTATCCCTGATTTACTTTATATGGTAGGCCAATCAACAGGACTCGAGTTTGATTTTTTTAACGGTGCGGGAGAACAAGGATTACAACAGGCATATTCCAACGGAGGGTTAGATATTCTAACGTCTGTACCTGATATTCCAAGTAATCAGGGATTAGGCATTTTTAGTAAACCTTTATTTAAATCTCCCTTTGCAATTGCGGTCTCAGATAGTAAGCATTACGAAAAGTTACAAGATCTAAATGGTAAACGCTTAGCATTATTAAGCAACTGGCCAATTATCTCAGTGATCAAAGAAAAATACCCTTTAATTGATATTGTGACTTACTCACATGTTGATCAAGCTTTAAGAGCAGTAAGTGAGGGGGAGGTTGATGCTTTCATTGATGTAGAAGCTGTGCTTAGTTATGTGTCAGAGCAATTTATGATTAATAATCTGACTTATCATACATTAAATATTGAAAACAGCTTTCCGTTATCATTGGTTTTGCCTCCTGAGAAAAAGCCCCTTTTAGATATTATCAATCGCGCGATTGAATCATTGACGCCTCAGCAGCAACATTATTTAAAGCAGAGGTGGTTAAGCTCTAATGCGGAAGTGAATCGTACAGGTGTCGTTCCTTATGTAGAGTTAATCGACTTTGCAGCAGATGAGTCTTACCAGAACCAACTGATAGAAAAGAATAGTAATGATGATGGCTATTTTTATTATGTACGCGATGTAAGACGTGGTGGACATGATCAAATATTTTTTGCTTCGATGGTACCTAAAGCATCGGTTTATGCCGCCAGTGAAGAAAAAATTCGTACATCTATTTTTACATCGGCCCTATTATTACTTGTGTTACTTCCGTTAGCAGGGTTTTGTGCAAAACCGATAGTTAAGCCAATTTTACGGCTACGTGAAGAAAATAAAAAAGTGAAGCTGCGACGTTATAATGATGTGACTGTGATCCCGACTCGAATCAAAGAGTTTCATGATCTCTCGATGTCAATTTACACGGCTGCTGAATCTCTTCAAGAGCATGAAAAACGTCAAGATGAATTTGTCGAATCGTTTATTCAGCTAATTGCACAAGCAATCGATGATAAATCGCCCTATACCGCAGGCCATTGTAATCGTGTACCTGAAATTGCGTTGATGTTTGCCCATGAAGTGGAAAAATCCAAACAAGGTCAATTTGCCGATTTCCGTTTTAAAAATGCAGCTGAACGTCGAGAGTTTAAAATTGCAGCGTGGTTACATGATTGCGGTAAGATCACAACGCCTGAACATATTGTTGATAAAGGAACGAAGCTAGAAGCAAACTATAATCGTATTCATGAAATTAGAATGCGTTTTGAAGTGTTATGGCGTGATGCGGAGCTTAATTACTTACAACATATTATCGATAACCCACATGAACAAGAAATTGCATTGGCGACATTAAAGCAGGCGCAAAAACAGTTACAAGATGACTATAAATTTGTGGCTAATGCCAATGTTGGAGGGGAATTTATGAGTGATGAGCATATTGCTCGTATACATGAAATCGCCAATAAAACATGGTTACGCCACTTTGATGATCACTTGGGGTTATCACCATTAGAAGAACTAAGTGTATCCGCAAAATCGGAAACATTACCTGTTGAAGAATATTTATTGGTTGATAAGCCAGAGCACTGTATTAAGCGTATTAATGAGCTTAGTTTTGATCCTGCGTTTGGAATACAAATGCAGGTGCCTGAACTTCAATATAATCTGGGTGAGATTTATAACCTGACGATTAAACGTGGTACGTTAACGGCAGAAGATCGCTTTAAGATCAATGAACATATGATCAGTACAATTAAGATGTTAGAAAGTCTACCGTTCCCTGATGATCTGGCGCGTGTACCGCGTTATGCCTCAACGCACCACGAAACAATGAAAGGCACAGGATACCCTCGTAAGCTATCAGCAAAAGATTTAAGTACTCCTGAACGTATTTTAGTGATATCTGATATTTTCGAAGCACTAACAGCAGCAGATCGCCCATACAAGAAGGCTAAACCATTAAGTGTTGCGATAGATATCTTGCACAAAATGGCATTAGATGAACATATTGATATGGATCTATTCAAATTGTTTTTATCAAGCGGTGTTTATATGCAATATGCTGAAAAGTTTTTACCTTCTAAGCAAATTGATAAAGTCGATATTGATAAGTATTTTTCTAGCTAGTCATTTACGTAACATTTTTTGATTTTTTAAAGATTAGCCCACTTTTTATCGTGGGCTTTATTTTTTTTTATTCTCATTAAACATAGGTGTCTATTTTTTGGCTGATGTAATGCAATTAAAAAGAACGTAGAATGTCATAACTTAAAAGTTAGATTTTATATTTGGTACGTAACAACAAAGTAAAAATAAAAAACAGTGTGGACTTAGTATGATAAATAATATTAAGAGCTTTAACCCTATGATTACTCTATCAATACTGGTCATGTTTGTTATTTAACTGAAATATATCGATATATTTCTTTTTATATTGTTGTTTTATCCATTAAGTCAAGAGAAAAATATATCTTATATTTTTACTCTCGTCTGTGTTTATATACGCGCACCTTTAATACTTATATTGGTCGTAAGACTATAAGCATTGCTGATTTTTAACATGAATCAAAATTTAGATATTCAATGTCAAAAAACTATTCAAAACTATATTGATGACACATCAATATGGGAAAAGGGGTCAAACCGCTTTTGCCTGTCAATGACAAAGGTACAGTGGCGAATTTGGTTGTTGGCGACATTTGGAAAGTTTTTCGAAGGAATGATCGTGTTTATGATGGGGCTAACTTTGCCCTTGATCACGCTACAGTTTCATTTAACAGAATTCCAAAAAGGTACCCTGAGCTCTTCAATACTGTTTGGTATATTAATTGGTGCAAGTGCGTTAGGGGGGCTATCTGATCTCTACGGACGAAAGAAAATGTTTATCATTGAGATGGCATTACTTTCTGTTTGTTTAGTCGGTATGGCATGTAGCCAATCTTATCTTACTATCTTACTGTTTAACTTTGGTATCGGATTAGCATTAGGGTGTGATTACCCAACAGCGCATTTAATGATTTCGGAAAGCATCCCGACTAAAAATCGCGGTAAGTTGGTACTTGGCGCTTTTGCTTTTCAGTCGGTTGGTGTTTTGTTGGGTATCCTCACGGGCATTATCGTACTGACTTATGCTGAGGACATTAATGCATGGCGCTTAATGTACATATTGGCATTAGTTCCGTCATTGGCAATAACGGTTGCACGTTTCTTTATTCCTGAAAGCGCACAC
This genomic window from Photobacterium angustum contains:
- a CDS encoding NapC/NirT family cytochrome c; translation: MKLNKTTLAIIVASSIGIGWLTLGGTQVILDKTSSTEFCLSCHSMETPYKEYLGSVHFSNAKGIRAECSDCHIPQEPIEYLWTKIRATKDVYHEFVTGKIDTDEKYEQHREAMAETVWEQMRANDSATCRSCHDEDAMETYDQSEDAQKMHLYAEENDQTCIDCHKGVAHLPPEAKMDSTALDHLLDEAKTTPTDAKIVYPVQTIAMGDLGSINPATPLKNLKDENGKRQIELSGYQMEGAEQVLYMGEGQRAIIATLTKDGESALKAGEFKTDAYGNQWRPVSLVATIEAPVLDSQQRLWDYAEQLDNVFCSTCHAKIPANHFTVNAWPSIAKGMGDRTSISAEDLEILTKFFQYNAKDVVGH
- a CDS encoding molybdopterin guanine dinucleotide-containing S/N-oxide reductase, with the protein product MMSLSRRHFLKGATASVGALTIAKAMPVCATTTEPQGKAVLSAAHWGAMLIEVQDGKIVSSKGALPATVENSLQTTAKDYVHTKARVKYPMVRKGYLDNPNAPQGKRGSDEFVRVSWDQALDLIHAQHMRIRQTYGPESVFAGAYGWRSSGVLHKAQTLLQRYMSMAGGYSGHMGDYSTGAAQVIMPHVVGSIEVYEQQTTYPVVLETSDVVVLWGLNPLNTLKIAWSATDGAGLEFFHQLKKSNKTIIAIDPMRSETIEFFGDRAEWIAPHPSTDVAMMLGIAYALVDSGQYDKAFLDKYTAGYDKFEDYLLGKSDGIAKTPQWASDICGVPAKQLTILADIFSKNRTMLMAGWGIQRQQYGEQRHWMLVTLAAMLGQIGLPGGGFGFSYHYSNGGNPTRDAGVLPAISAAIDGASSAGNDWAVSGAMNSFPVARIVEALENPGQTYQHNGHEKVFPEIKMIWWAGGANFTHHQDTNRLIDAWQKPELIVISEPYWTAAAKHADIVLPITTSFERNDLTMTGDYSNQHLVPMKQVVEPQFESRNDFDVFADMAERLKAGGRGVYTENKTEMEWLNGFYKEAQAIGRQNRIAMPNFTYFWKKNQLLEMKYNTQNAKFVRYQAYRENPIMNPLGTPSGKIEIFSKTIEGYNYPDCPPHPTWLAPNEWVGNAKDGELQLMTSHAAHRLHSQLNYAELRKEYAIADREPISIHPADAKLRGIKQGDLVRAYNHRGQVLVGAYITDGIKQGSVCIHEGGWPDLDPITGICKNGGCNVLTGDIPTSRLANGCAGNSSVVKIEKYIGPILPLTAFDEPAIA
- a CDS encoding HD domain-containing phosphohydrolase; translated protein: MARDQAKVKYQMLAESVSDAVTDVSDDAIATVKYLSHLGTILDSPSKDVIRSIFTNVLKDNPSFYSAFIGTDKNYAYIIINLDSMSDVRRKNNALKQDRWLIIERSADSDGMTQYDSFYDANFNLRKRIKRKNVFSPTLRSWYINATRGSVFRSEPYLFLPEEVTGITYSTEVPTDKGKVVVGIDFTLAHFNKLLQENSVSDVSHNFLYLPSGELVVSSELSFRQQPLPKSKPLVLTPEEQKLIKNTPILRVSNQENWAPIDFTISGRPAGFIPDLLYMVGQSTGLEFDFFNGAGEQGLQQAYSNGGLDILTSVPDIPSNQGLGIFSKPLFKSPFAIAVSDSKHYEKLQDLNGKRLALLSNWPIISVIKEKYPLIDIVTYSHVDQALRAVSEGEVDAFIDVEAVLSYVSEQFMINNLTYHTLNIENSFPLSLVLPPEKKPLLDIINRAIESLTPQQQHYLKQRWLSSNAEVNRTGVVPYVELIDFAADESYQNQLIEKNSNDDGYFYYVRDVRRGGHDQIFFASMVPKASVYAASEEKIRTSIFTSALLLLVLLPLAGFCAKPIVKPILRLREENKKVKLRRYNDVTVIPTRIKEFHDLSMSIYTAAESLQEHEKRQDEFVESFIQLIAQAIDDKSPYTAGHCNRVPEIALMFAHEVEKSKQGQFADFRFKNAAERREFKIAAWLHDCGKITTPEHIVDKGTKLEANYNRIHEIRMRFEVLWRDAELNYLQHIIDNPHEQEIALATLKQAQKQLQDDYKFVANANVGGEFMSDEHIARIHEIANKTWLRHFDDHLGLSPLEELSVSAKSETLPVEEYLLVDKPEHCIKRINELSFDPAFGIQMQVPELQYNLGEIYNLTIKRGTLTAEDRFKINEHMISTIKMLESLPFPDDLARVPRYASTHHETMKGTGYPRKLSAKDLSTPERILVISDIFEALTAADRPYKKAKPLSVAIDILHKMALDEHIDMDLFKLFLSSGVYMQYAEKFLPSKQIDKVDIDKYFSS